DNA from Thiomicrorhabdus sp. Kp2:
ATTGAATATGACAAGTTGATTATGGCAACAGGATCCTATCCATTTGTGCCGCCTATTAGCGGCAATGATCGTGAAGGTTGTTTAGTTTACCGAACCATTGAGGATTTGGATGCTATGAAATCCGTAGCCTCCAAGGGAAAAGTGGGGGTGGTTGTTGGTGGCGGTTTACTCGGTTTAGAAGCGGCTAAAGCTTTGGTTGATTTAGGTTTAGAAACCCATGTAGTGGAATTTGCACCTAGATTAATGCCAGTTCAATTAGATGATGGGGGAGCAGCGCTTCTCAAACGTAAAATTGAAAACCTTGGTGTGACTGTCCATACATCGAAGGCTACCACCTTAATCACGGATGGTGAACACTGTATAAATAAGATGGTGTTTGCTGATGGTGAAGAACTTGAAACGGATATGGTGCTTTTTTCAGCGGGTATACGTCCACGTGATGATTTAGCCAAACAAGTAGGATTAGAGCTAGGACCAAGAGGTGGAATTCAAATTGATGACCAATGTAAAACCAGTGATGGCGATGTTTTTGCAATTGGTGAATGTGCCTTACATGGCGGCATGATTTATGGTCTGGTGGCGCCAGGTTATGGCATGGCGCAAGTTGTGGTAAATCAGCTTAATGCTGAACCTGCAAGTTTTACTGGTGCCGACATGAGCACTAAATTAAAACTGATGGGAGTGGATGTTGCGTCTATTGGTGACCCTCATGGAACAGATGAAAATGCGCTTTCTTACGTTTATGAAAATGGTCCAGAAGAGATTTATAAAAAAATTGTAGTGACTCCTGACGGAAAAAAATTATTGGGTGCTGTATTGGTGGGTGATGCGGAAGACTTTGGTAATTTACTCCAAATTATGCTCAATGATATGGACTTACCAGAGCATCCTGATGCATTAATTTTACCGAATAGAGATGGCTCAAGCGATAGCCTATTTGGGCCAGATGCTTTGCCCGAAACGGCACAGCTATGTTCGTGCTATAACGTATCTAAAGGCGACATTATTAATGCAGTGGAAGGTGGTTGTTGCACCATGAGTGATATTAAAGCCACGACTGAAGCAGGAACTGGTTGTGGAGGTTGTGTGCAACTGGTAACTAATGTACTAAACAGTGAATTAGAAAAACGCGGTGTTGAAGTCAATACCGATATTTGTGAGCACTTTGCCCATACTCGTCAAGAGTTGTATCACATTTGTCAGGTTGAAGAGATTAAAGACTTTGACACACTCATAAAAACTCACGGTAAAGGGTGTGGCTGTGAAGTGTGTAAACAGGCTGCAGGTAGCATCTTTGCCTCTTTATGGAATTCATACGCCTTAGAAGAGGACAAAATTTCCTTACAAGATACTAATGATAATTATCTCGGTAATATGCAAAAAGATGGCACTTACTCGGTAATTCCTCGCGTACCAGGTGGGGAAATTACGCCACAAAAGTTAATTGTACTTGGTGAGGTTGCCACTAAATATAAGCTATACACGAAAGTAAATGGTGGTCAGCGAATTGTTCTATTTGGCGCACAAATGAATGATTTACCTGCCATATGGAAAGAGCTTATTGATGCTGGTTTTGAATCGGGTCAAGCTTATGCTAAAGCACTGCGCACGGTTAAATCTTGTGTGGGATCAACCTGGTGTCGCTTTGGTTTAGATGATTCCGTCACTATGGCGATAGAGTTAGAGAACCGATACAAAGGCTTACGCTCACCACACAAAATTAAAATGGGGGTTTCTGGTTGTACGCGTGAATGTGCTGAAGCGCAGGCAAAAGATATTGGTTTAATCTCAACCGAAAATGGCTGGAACTTATTCGTGTGCGGTAATGGTGGTATGAAACCGCGTCATGCGGATTTGTTTGCCACAGAGTTGACTAAAGAAGAAGTGTTCAAGTATGTGGATCGCTTATTGATGTTCTACATTAAAACGGCTGACCGTTTACAAAGAACTGCCACGTGGATGGATAACCTAGAAGGTGGTTTAACTTACCTACAAGATGTGGTTATTAATGATTCACTTGGCTTGGGTGAAGAGCTAGAAGTGCAGATGCAAGCACTTCACGATACATATAAATGTGACTGGAAAACCGCGATTGAAAATCCTGAATTTACAAAACGATTCCGTTCATTTGTGAATGTTGAAACACCTGCTCCGCAAATGTTTGTGCAGGAGCGTGGCCAAATTCGTCCAGCAACGGAAGATGAAAAGTTGAAAGGTATTGCTGTTGAAATAAAGCAAATAGCCTAGTTTGTAATCCAATAGATATTTAAAGATTGACCAGGCCTGGTAGGTTAAAAGGAATAAGAAATGAGTGAGTTTATTAAAGTATGTATCACTGACGATTTGGTGAAAAATTCAGGTGTTGCCGCGCTTGTAAATGATGTTCAAGTGGCGTTGTTTTATTTAAACGGTGAAGTATTTGCCTTGAATAATTATGATCCCATTGGCAAAGCCTATGTTATGTCTAGGGGTATGGTCGGTGATTTAAGAGGTGAACTGATGGTTGCTGCGCCTTTACAAAAACAGCACTATAGCTTGCGTACTGGACAATGTTTGGATGTCGAAGGGGTGGTTATTCCTATTTATGAAACGAAAGTTGAAGACAATCAAGTGTTTATAAAGCTATAAATACAGTGGTTATAGCTTTATAAACAGAGCTCTATTGTGATTTTTTTACTGAATAACTTTTAAAGAAGACCTTTTTATGCCGATTTCAAATAACAAGACAATTCAAACAACTTGCCCGTATTGCGGTGTGGGCTGTGGTATGGAGGTTTCTGCAAAACCATCACAAAAGTTATCATCAAAATCAGGAGGACTTGAAGCCTTAGAGGTTAAAGTCATTGGTTCGGAGCTGCACCCAGCCAACTATGGTCGTTTATGTGTAAAAGGGAGTTCGGCTGGCGAAACCGTTGGTTTTGAAGGTCGTATGATGCAGCCACAAATTAACGGTCATGCGGTCAGTTGGAATGAGGCAACCACTATGGTGGCTAATAAATTCCAAAGCATCATTGCCGAGCATGGCCCAAAAGCGGTGGCTTTTTATGTTTCAGGGCAGTTTCTAACAGAAGACTATTACATCGCCAATAAATTGATTAAAGGGTTTATGGGGTCGGCCAATATCGATACCAACTCACGTTTGTGTATGGCTTCGGCTGTAGTTGGCTACAAAAGGGCATTTGGTTCAGATACGGTGCCTTGCACCTATGAAGATTTGGAAAAGACGGATTTACTGATTATTGTCGGCTCTAATACCGCCTGGGCGCACCCGATTGTTTACCAACGCATTGCGGCGGCAAAACGCCAACGTCCTGAAATGAAAGTCGTGGTAATCGATCCTCGTAAAACAGCAACCTGTGATATCGCCGATATGCATTTAGCGCTTAAACCGGGTAGTGATGCAGTGTTATTTAATGGTTTTCTGGCTCATATTTCTGATTCACCTGCGCTCGACACTCAGTATATTAATGAGTACACAGAAGGTTTTCAAAACGCGATTGCTAAAGCACAACAATTGCAAGGCTCTCTGCAAACTGTAGCTGAACAGTGCGAGCTGGATATGCAAGACCTTAAAACCGTTTACGATTGGGTCATCGAGACTCCCAAAATGGTGACACTGTACTCTCAAGGTGTGAACCAATCCTCGTCAGGAGTAGATAAATCAAATGCGATTATTAACTGCCACTTAGCCACTGGACGAATTGGTAAAGAAGGGATGGGGCCATTTTCGATTACTGGTCAGCCCAATGCCATGGGGGGGAGAGAGGTTGGTGGCTTAGCCAACCAACTTGCTGCGCACATGGATTTCAATAAGCCTGAAAATATCGATAAAGTTGCACGCTTTTGGCAAGCCGAAAACATGGCGCAAGAGAACGGTTTAAAGGCCATCGAGATGTTTGATGCGGTGGCGGACGGGCGCATTAAAGCCATTTGGATTATGAATACCAATCCCGTGGTTTCTATGCCCAATGCCGATGCCGTTAAAAAAGCCCTCAAAAAGTGTGAGATGGTCGTTGTCTCTGATTGTGTTCAAGATACTGATACCACTCAAGTGGCGAATGTTTTATTACCTGCGCTCACGTGGGGAGAGACCGATGGCACAGTCACCAATTCCGATAGAACGGTATCTAGACAACGTAAGTTCATGAACGGCCCTGAAAACGCCAAACCTGATTGGTGGATATTGATGCAGGTCGCGCAAAAACTGGGATATAAAGCGCAATTCAATTATCAGAGTGCGGCTGATATTTTTAGAGAACATGCCGAGCTTTCGGGTTTTGAAAATAACGGGTCTCGGGATTTTGATATCTCCCTTTTGGAGAATATGACGCACGGCGAATATTCAGCGATGCAGCCATTTCAATGGCCGCTAAATGCGAAACACCCTCAGGGTACGAAACGCATGTTTACCGATAATCATTTTTTTACAGCCAGTGGTAAAGCGCAGTTTATTGCCATTACCCCAAGAGCGCCTGTTTATCCTACATCTCCTGAGTTACCTTTTATTTTGAATACTGGCCGTATACGTGATCAGTGGCACACTATGACCAGAACGGCTAAGACGTCCAAGTTAATGGCCCATATCGACGAACCTTATATCTCGATTCATCCTAATGATGCAGAACAGTATGGGTTAACTGAAGGAGATTTATCTAAGGTGGAAAACAATTTAGGTAAATTCATCGGCCGAGTGAAAATAGACGAAGGCCAACGTAAAGGCAGTTTGTTTGTGCCGATTCATTGGACGGCTCAGTATGCTAGTCATGGTCGAGTTGATACGTTGGTTCAACCCGTTGGCGACCCATTATCAGGGCAGCCCGAATCGAAACATACTCCAGTTAAATTATCTTTCTACAAGGCTCAATGGCACGGTTTCATTCTAAGTCGAGAACCAATTAATACGGATGCTTTGGAGTATTGGGTCAAAATTAAAGGTAAACAATTTTATCGCTATGAAATAGCTGGAGAAAACAATCCTCCAGTAGACAATTCTGTCATCGATGCCTTATTGGGCATTGAAGGCGAAAAAGTAGAGTATTCTGATGTCGCAGGTCAACGTTACCGTGTTGCTAAAATTACCGATGGCCGATTACAGTCTGTTTTGTTTATCGCGCCGAGTACGGAGCTTCCGCCAAGAAAATGGCTTGGCAGTTTGTTCGCCGAAAAATTATTGGATGATAAAACACGTTTCAACCTATTGGCAGGGGGAGCTTCAGGAGCAAAGGATGAAGGTAAGACAATTTGTTCTTGTTTTGGAATTGGGTTAAATACCATCATAGAGACAATCCAAAAAAGTAAGTTAACCACGGTTGAAGAGATTGGTGTCGCTTTGAAAGCTGGCACAAACTGCGGTTCATGTTTGCCAGAGCTAACGGAGATTTTGGCAAAAGAATTAGATTAAAGGTGGTTATTAATACAGGGTCTGTAGCCATAACAATAGTATGTATTCATTAGTATTAAAAACGTATTCAAAGAGGAACTAGCCCAAGTGGATTATTTACCGATTTTCGTTAATATCAAAGATCAGCATTGCCTAATTGTCGGTGGTGGAGCGGTTGCGGCAAGAAAAGCGGATCTTTTCATCAAGTCTGGTGCGGTGGTTACGGTGATTTCACCCGAACTGAAAACCGAGATGAAATATCACCTTTCACATGGAAAAATCGTTTGGCAGATGGGCGTTTTTTCAGAAGACCTAATCCGTACCTTAACCAAACCAAAATATGTGATTTCGGCAACCGATGATGAAACCATTAATCAAGCGGTTTACCACTATTGCCAGGCGAATCAAATTCCTGTCAATGTCGCAGACCAAACGGAATATTGCGATTTTATTCTTCCAGCCATTGTTGACCGTGCGCCCATGACGATTGCGATTTCTACTGGAGGCCGTTCTCCCGTGTTGGCCAGAGTCATGAAAGCGCGATTAGAGGCTTTGGTTCCTGCGGGATTTGGTCGGTTGACGGACTTGGTTGGACGTTATCGTCAAAAAGTAAAAGATGCCATTTCAGAGCTAGATGGCCGAAAAGTGTTTTGGGAAAAACTGTTAGACAGCAGCTTTATTGATAAAACCGTGCAAGGTCGGATTGAGGAAGCTGAACAATACCTCCAAAAAGAGATTGAGCAGGTCGAAAAAACAGGGCAAGAAATTCCGCCAGGGGAGGTCTATTTGATTGGTGCTGGGCCTGGTGATCCAGATTTGATGACCTTTAAGGGCTTACGACTGCTACAACAAGCCGATGTGATTTTATATGACCGTTTGGTTGCGCCAGAAATTGTGGAGATGGCGAGGCGAGAAGCGGAACGTATTTATGTAGGTAAAAAAGATAAATGGCACAAAGTGCAACAAACAGACATTAGCCAAATGATGGTCGACTTAGCCAAAGAAGGTAAAAGGGTGGCGCGTTTAAAAGGCGGAGACCCATATATTTTTGGACGAGGGGCTGAAGAAGCGGAGGTACTGGTTAAAAATGGTATCTCTTTTGAGGTGGTTCCTGGGATTACCGCGGCGGCTGGTTGTTCTGCGTATGCTGGTTTTCCGCTCACCCACAGAGAGTTTTCGCAGTCGGTTTCTTTGGTTACAGGTCATCAACAAGCGGGTGCAGAAGGGATTGATTATGCCCGTTTAGCTCAGTCTGGCGATACAATGGTGTTCTATATGGGCATCAAAAACTCCGCAAAAATACAGGCAGGCCTGCTAAACCAAAATATGAATCCTGCTACGCCAGCCGCCATAATAGAAAAAGGCACGACTGCAGAGCAAAAAGTGACGTTTACCCGCTTGGATAGTCTAGCCATGACGATTGAACAAAATGATATTAAACCCCCAGCCTTATTGATTGTAGGTGATGTGATTAAGGTAAGAGAAAGATTACGCCAATGAATACCATTGAGAGTGAAAACAAGCCGTTTCAGTTTTATATTCAAACGATTGGCCGAGGCCAAAAAAGACGCAGAAGTCTCACGCAAAAAGAGGCGCGAGATGCCATGAGAATGATTCTTGCAGGCCTGGTAACCGATATGCAACTCGGTGCGTTTTTAATGCTGATTCGAGTACGTGAAGAAACGCCAGAAGAAGCGGCTGGTTTTTTACAAGCCATCAGAGAAACCTTGCCAAAAGTGGGGTGTGCTGTAGATATCGATTGGGGAAGTTATGCAGGGAAAAGACGTCAACTGCCTTGGTTTTTACTCGCTTTGAATCTTCTTAAAATCAAAGGCCACACAATATTGTTGCATGGTATGGTAGGGAATGAATCCTCTCGGCTTTATACTCAACCCGTGGTGGAAGCGTTGGGTTGGCCTATTGCGGATTCATTAGAAACGGCGAGCCAGCAGATTCAAAAACATGGTGCCTCATATTTACCGTTAGACTGTTTTGCCCCACAAATTAAAACCCTAATGAATACACGGGATGAACTGGGTTTACGCTCACCCATCCACTCCTTATCCAGAATGTTAAACCCGTTCAATGCCCGATTAAGTGTACATGGGGTTTTTCATAAGGGATATGATGATATTCACCAGAAAACGGCGAGTTTATTGTCCGACAATATGACCATAGCTTTTTGTGGTGATGGAGGGGAAGCAGAAGCTCGTCCTGATAAAAAAACCGAAGTTAAAGCGCTAGAAACCTGGTCTGAAAAAAGTCATCAAGGTGAAGAAATAACTCATCACCAGGCCTGGTCGTTTTATTTACCAAAAACATTTGTAAACGCCGATCCAACGGCTAAGTGCTTGGATATTGATGTATTGTTAGATGTTTGGCAGGGTAAACAACAAAATGAATACGGAGTGCAAACCGTGTTGCAAACCGTATCCATGGCATTGATGGCACTAGACAATTTGACGTTTGATGAAGCGATAGTGCAGTCTAAGCAACTATGGAATAGGCGTTTATTCAGTTCTAAAGGACAATACGCAATTTGAAAAATAAGCTGGTTAATCGATAAATTGAATAATCAGCTTTTGATAGTTAATAAATGCTTGAATTGTGCACCCGCTCCGCTACCAAATTTAAAAGCAAGGTATTTCATTCACTTGCAGTGTTTTTAAGCCTGGCTTTTTTATTGCCTAGCGATATCTGGTAGTGACACAACGAAAGCCTGTTCTGATTTAAGGAAACTTATCTTCAATGTAATGCGTTGTGGAAGTCTATTTGTTTCTAGGAGAGCACAGGGTAAGGTTAAGCTTGTGTCTCAAGTGAGAAATCTGTAATGTGTGAAGGCAAGGCCTTAATCAGTCTGTATGCTTTTGGTTCTGATGGAATGGCGGTAATCCAAATACGCGTTTATAGGCACGTGAGAAAGCCGCCTCAGATTGGTAACCTAAATTTTCAGCGAGATCAGGTAAAGAAACGGATGATTGCATGATTTTCATTCTGGCTAGCTGCATTCTCCACTCAGTTAGATATTGTTTTACCGATATCCCCATAATCTGCGTAAATCGTGCAGAAAATCCTGATCTAGACATACCAGCCTGTTCGGCAAGGCGATCCACATTCCAAGTAGCTCCAGGCTGGTTGTGAATTGCAGCCAAGGCTTTACCAATTTTCGGGTCTTTCAGCGCGCCTAACCACCCACCTTTAGCTTCGGTAGAGTTCTCCAGCCAATATCGTATCGCTTTAATTACGATGTAGTGGATACTAACCTAGCAGGCCTGCTAGGTTAGTGTTTTTTTATTTTTACGTTGTTTTAGTGAATATAATTTAATGACTTTTTGCCATGAAAAGAGCGCTTTCTAGACTAAGACTTACTGACATAAAGCCTGATTTATGGCAGAAGATGGTATCTGTTAGCCCTGTAACTTCATTCAACTCGGTATCCCGTAAGCCACGGAATCGTTGTGGAAGATGGTTTTCTTGACCGTTACAGTACACGCCAAATTGTTCTTCACTTCTTGGATACACGACACGTTTGATTTCTGGATGAGAGGTAATAAAGTCTTTAAACGGTAAGTTTTTATCTAAAACCAAAATACC
Protein-coding regions in this window:
- the nirB gene encoding nitrite reductase large subunit NirB — its product is MNKQKIVVIGNGMVGHNFIEKLVASEGYSNFEVHTFCEEPRVAYDRVYLSSYFSGKTAEDLSLVKPGFYESNGVNVYINDRAVDIDRKAKTITSQSGVSIEYDKLIMATGSYPFVPPISGNDREGCLVYRTIEDLDAMKSVASKGKVGVVVGGGLLGLEAAKALVDLGLETHVVEFAPRLMPVQLDDGGAALLKRKIENLGVTVHTSKATTLITDGEHCINKMVFADGEELETDMVLFSAGIRPRDDLAKQVGLELGPRGGIQIDDQCKTSDGDVFAIGECALHGGMIYGLVAPGYGMAQVVVNQLNAEPASFTGADMSTKLKLMGVDVASIGDPHGTDENALSYVYENGPEEIYKKIVVTPDGKKLLGAVLVGDAEDFGNLLQIMLNDMDLPEHPDALILPNRDGSSDSLFGPDALPETAQLCSCYNVSKGDIINAVEGGCCTMSDIKATTEAGTGCGGCVQLVTNVLNSELEKRGVEVNTDICEHFAHTRQELYHICQVEEIKDFDTLIKTHGKGCGCEVCKQAAGSIFASLWNSYALEEDKISLQDTNDNYLGNMQKDGTYSVIPRVPGGEITPQKLIVLGEVATKYKLYTKVNGGQRIVLFGAQMNDLPAIWKELIDAGFESGQAYAKALRTVKSCVGSTWCRFGLDDSVTMAIELENRYKGLRSPHKIKMGVSGCTRECAEAQAKDIGLISTENGWNLFVCGNGGMKPRHADLFATELTKEEVFKYVDRLLMFYIKTADRLQRTATWMDNLEGGLTYLQDVVINDSLGLGEELEVQMQALHDTYKCDWKTAIENPEFTKRFRSFVNVETPAPQMFVQERGQIRPATEDEKLKGIAVEIKQIA
- the nirD gene encoding nitrite reductase small subunit NirD; amino-acid sequence: MSEFIKVCITDDLVKNSGVAALVNDVQVALFYLNGEVFALNNYDPIGKAYVMSRGMVGDLRGELMVAAPLQKQHYSLRTGQCLDVEGVVIPIYETKVEDNQVFIKL
- a CDS encoding nitrate reductase translates to MPISNNKTIQTTCPYCGVGCGMEVSAKPSQKLSSKSGGLEALEVKVIGSELHPANYGRLCVKGSSAGETVGFEGRMMQPQINGHAVSWNEATTMVANKFQSIIAEHGPKAVAFYVSGQFLTEDYYIANKLIKGFMGSANIDTNSRLCMASAVVGYKRAFGSDTVPCTYEDLEKTDLLIIVGSNTAWAHPIVYQRIAAAKRQRPEMKVVVIDPRKTATCDIADMHLALKPGSDAVLFNGFLAHISDSPALDTQYINEYTEGFQNAIAKAQQLQGSLQTVAEQCELDMQDLKTVYDWVIETPKMVTLYSQGVNQSSSGVDKSNAIINCHLATGRIGKEGMGPFSITGQPNAMGGREVGGLANQLAAHMDFNKPENIDKVARFWQAENMAQENGLKAIEMFDAVADGRIKAIWIMNTNPVVSMPNADAVKKALKKCEMVVVSDCVQDTDTTQVANVLLPALTWGETDGTVTNSDRTVSRQRKFMNGPENAKPDWWILMQVAQKLGYKAQFNYQSAADIFREHAELSGFENNGSRDFDISLLENMTHGEYSAMQPFQWPLNAKHPQGTKRMFTDNHFFTASGKAQFIAITPRAPVYPTSPELPFILNTGRIRDQWHTMTRTAKTSKLMAHIDEPYISIHPNDAEQYGLTEGDLSKVENNLGKFIGRVKIDEGQRKGSLFVPIHWTAQYASHGRVDTLVQPVGDPLSGQPESKHTPVKLSFYKAQWHGFILSREPINTDALEYWVKIKGKQFYRYEIAGENNPPVDNSVIDALLGIEGEKVEYSDVAGQRYRVAKITDGRLQSVLFIAPSTELPPRKWLGSLFAEKLLDDKTRFNLLAGGASGAKDEGKTICSCFGIGLNTIIETIQKSKLTTVEEIGVALKAGTNCGSCLPELTEILAKELD
- the cysG gene encoding siroheme synthase CysG, which gives rise to MDYLPIFVNIKDQHCLIVGGGAVAARKADLFIKSGAVVTVISPELKTEMKYHLSHGKIVWQMGVFSEDLIRTLTKPKYVISATDDETINQAVYHYCQANQIPVNVADQTEYCDFILPAIVDRAPMTIAISTGGRSPVLARVMKARLEALVPAGFGRLTDLVGRYRQKVKDAISELDGRKVFWEKLLDSSFIDKTVQGRIEEAEQYLQKEIEQVEKTGQEIPPGEVYLIGAGPGDPDLMTFKGLRLLQQADVILYDRLVAPEIVEMARREAERIYVGKKDKWHKVQQTDISQMMVDLAKEGKRVARLKGGDPYIFGRGAEEAEVLVKNGISFEVVPGITAAAGCSAYAGFPLTHREFSQSVSLVTGHQQAGAEGIDYARLAQSGDTMVFYMGIKNSAKIQAGLLNQNMNPATPAAIIEKGTTAEQKVTFTRLDSLAMTIEQNDIKPPALLIVGDVIKVRERLRQ
- a CDS encoding glycosyl transferase family protein — its product is MNTIESENKPFQFYIQTIGRGQKRRRSLTQKEARDAMRMILAGLVTDMQLGAFLMLIRVREETPEEAAGFLQAIRETLPKVGCAVDIDWGSYAGKRRQLPWFLLALNLLKIKGHTILLHGMVGNESSRLYTQPVVEALGWPIADSLETASQQIQKHGASYLPLDCFAPQIKTLMNTRDELGLRSPIHSLSRMLNPFNARLSVHGVFHKGYDDIHQKTASLLSDNMTIAFCGDGGEAEARPDKKTEVKALETWSEKSHQGEEITHHQAWSFYLPKTFVNADPTAKCLDIDVLLDVWQGKQQNEYGVQTVLQTVSMALMALDNLTFDEAIVQSKQLWNRRLFSSKGQYAI
- a CDS encoding helix-turn-helix transcriptional regulator, giving the protein MAAIHNQPGATWNVDRLAEQAGMSRSGFSARFTQIMGISVKQYLTEWRMQLARMKIMQSSVSLPDLAENLGYQSEAAFSRAYKRVFGLPPFHQNQKHTD